Proteins encoded in a region of the Vicia villosa cultivar HV-30 ecotype Madison, WI linkage group LG5, Vvil1.0, whole genome shotgun sequence genome:
- the LOC131604639 gene encoding uncharacterized protein LOC131604639 → MESINVVVDDEHKQADVTNDVGTFWEHAAEESKKEDDCSPTIAKAEAEPSNKGPSIRVQKDHPSELIIGDPNSGVVTRSREQSKYAKNIVKKFGMENASHKRTPAPTHLKLSKDEKGTNVDQSLYRSMIGSLLYLTASRPDIAFAVGTSPSKNTTPRSETASDSRAPNMVGDQDVVLDVVPLNSVPAIDPVGSIPRKMHARKSTSGSIPETFSARDKEGTAYVHNAIAGLVTRILNEGHKVEGISVPLAQAPAPENSKDNQVDASKDHVDVETSETNNVEGSDAKDVEASEDKDAEILETEKAEEVTATSPKEKATRPTDNTNDVVDLDNLDDPIEIADDELISSISNRVKARRGKQVDDQHPPKTKVAPLKNATKEKIKKVSAESSRTGSKVAVKKRKERSVSDSEDNVLSDVPDIPSKKKIAVTKSSTKVRDVPLDNIYLHYASNAIQWKFVYQRRLALERELANDALECQEVMKLIKSAGLLKTVTHFSKCYEMLVKEFIVNLSQDCADGRIEDFHKVYVRRKCIDFSPTVINLYLGRDVEAQPELEVTDNEVCKVITGGKVKKWPIKSKLSASLLNVRYALLHKIGAANWVPTNHTSTIAAGLGRFIYAVGTKTKFDYGTYIFDQTMRHVGTSATKLPIAFPSLICGIILKQHPGILKAKDSVCKRESALSFHYKLLQRSDDITSAGTSQPSKSVNKTFLIAELKETCKELDNRKMKIEKLIQSLEQSTDDDHAGGSDGDNMDEDKGADSGDEEEAEDGEGTEDTGSSDADEEINGSSDKETDGSDN, encoded by the exons ATGGAATCCATaaatgtggtggttgatgatgaaCACAAACAAGCAGATGTCACAAATGATGTTGGAACATTCTGGGAACACGCAGCTGAAGAATCTAAGAAAGAAGATGATTGCAGCCCCACTATTGCAAAAGCTGAAGCTGAACCCTCTAACAAAGGACCATCTATAAGAGTTCAAAAAGATCATCCtagtgaacttattataggagaccCCAACAGTGGAGTtgttacaaggtcaagagaacaG agcaagtatgccaAAAACATTGTCAAAAAATTTGGGATGGAGAATGCTAGTCACAAAAGAACACCTGCACCTACTCATTTAAaattgtccaaagatgaaaagggcaCAAATGTTGATCAAAGCTTGtatagaagcatgataggaagcctGCTGTATCTCACAGCTAGTAGGCCTGATATTGCTTTTGCTGTTGGG ACCTCTCCCTCAAAGAACACTACTCCTCGCTCTGAAACTGCATCAGACTCTAGGGCACCAAATATGGTAGGTGATCAGGATGTTGTACTGgatgttgtgccattgaactcGGTCCCAGCCATTGATCCTGTTGGTAGTataccaagaaagatgcatgcaagaaaatcaactagtGGGTCTATTCCAGAAACGTTCTCTGCTAGGGATAAAGAAGGGACTGCTTATGTCCACAATGCAATCGCAGGCCTTGTcacaagaatcttgaatgaaggtcACAAGGTAGAAGGAATATCTGTCCCTTTAGCCCAAGCTCCTGCTCCTGAGAACAGCAAAGATAATCAGGTTGATGCTAGCAAGGATCATgttgatgttgagacatctgaaaCCAACAATGTTGAAGGCTCTGATGCTAAAGATGTTGAAGCATCTGAAGATAAAGATGCGGAGATTCTTGAAACAGAGAAAGCTGAAGAGGTCACTGCTACTTCTCCTAAAGAGAAGGCTACTCGCCCTACTGACAATACAAATGATGTGGTGGATCTGGATAATCTTGATGATCCTATTGAAATTGCTGATGATGAACTCATCTCCAGCATTTCCAACAGAGTCAAGGCTCGAAGGGGAAAGCAGGTTGATGATCAACATCCTCCCAAGACAAAGGTTGCTCCTCTAAAGAATGCCACCAAAGAAAAGATCAAGAAGGTCTCTGCTGAGTCTTCAAGAACTGGGAGCAAGGTTGctgtgaagaagagaaaagaaagaagtgttTCTGACTCCGAAGACAATGTCctaagtgatgtccctgacatcccttcaaagaagaagattgctgtcaCAAAATCTTCCACAAAGGTCCGTGATGTTCCCTTGGACAACATTTATCTGCACTATGCTTCAAATGCTATCCAGTGGAAGTTTGtttatcaaagaaggctggctcTGGAAAGAGAACttgcaaatgatgctctggaatgtCAAGAGGTCATGAAGCTCATCAAATCTGCAGGTTTGCTTAAAACTGTTACTCATTTTTCTAAATGCTATGAAATGCTCGTGAAGGAATTTATAGTGAATTTGTCTCAAGATTGTGCTGATGGAAGAATTGAGGATTTTCATAAggtgtatgttagaagaaaatgtATAGATTTTTCCCCTACTGTTATCAATCTCTATCTAGGTAGAGATGTtgaggctcaacctgagcttgaagtaactgaCAATGAAGTATGCAAAGTTATCACTGGTGGTAAGGTTAAGAAATGGCCCATAAAGAGTAAATTGTCTGCTAGTCTTTTGAATGTCAGGTATGCCTTGCTGCACAAAATTGGTGCTGCAAACTGGGTGCCTACCAATCACACTTCTACCATTGCTGCTGGCCTAGGTAGATTCATATATGCTGTGGGAACCAAGACAAAATTTGACTATGGGACCTACATATTTGATCAAACTATGAGGCATGTTGGTACCTCTGCTACCAAGCTACCCATTGCTTTTCCATCCCTGATATGTGGGATAATCCTCAAGCAACACCCTGGAATTCTGAAAGCTAAAGATTCTGTATGTAAGAGGGAGAGTGCTTTGTCATTTCACTATAAGCTGCTCCAAAGGTCAGATGACAtaacatctgctgggacatcacaACCCAGCAAGTCTGTGAACAAAACCTTTCTCATTGCTGAGCTGAAAGAGACTTGTAAGGAGTTGGACAACAGGAAGATGAAGATTGAAAAGCTCATTcaaagtcttgagcagtctaCAGATGATGATCATGCTGGTGGAAGCGATGGTGACAATATGGATGAAGACAAGGGTGCTGATAGTGGTGATGAGGAAGAGGCCGAGGATGGTGAGGGTACTGAAGATAC